A single Nomascus leucogenys isolate Asia chromosome 14, Asia_NLE_v1, whole genome shotgun sequence DNA region contains:
- the LOC115838234 gene encoding uncharacterized protein LOC115838234 — protein MLEGCWLTTCKRQTIFSPGESVAVGGSPYGTGWPEVWLWVVRRQTVMVARHGRVTVLCWIQSLALHEAFSTLGPKSSSLSVVSEESKLLFSTSIKDLRIESHCLVGSCVHLWYRKIMSWIMSPFLAYEEGFGYPQVTGTESGEE, from the exons ATGTTGGAGGGCTGCTGGCTGACCACCTGCAAAAGGCAGACAATTTTTAGCCCTGGGGAAAG TGTGGCTGTGGGTGGTTCGCCATACGGAACCGGCTGGCCGGAAGTGTGGCTGTGGGTGGTTCGCCGCCAGACTGTGATGGTGGCGAGGCACGGCCGCGTGACTG TGCTGTGCTGGATTCAGAGCTTGGCCCTGCATGAGGCTTTCAGCACCCTTGGGCCTAAATCTTCATCCCTGTCTGTAGTCTCAGAAGAAAGCAAGCTTCTCTTTTCCACTTCCATCAAAGACCTCAGAATTGAGTCTCATTGTTTGGTTGGATCATGTGTCCATCTCTGGTACAGGAAGATCATGAGTTGGATCATGAGTCCATTTCTGGCATATGAAGAAGGTTTTGGGTACCCCCAAGTCACAGGGActgagagtggagaggagtga